From the genome of Frateuria soli:
GTGGCATCCAGCAGCTCGCCTCCAGCGCAGGCAGGCCAGGCACGCGGCAGCGTGGTGCTGGGTGTCGGGCGCGATGCGGCGCATTCCAGCCACGAGGCTGCCGCGCATGCGGCCATCGCACAGCAACTGGCCGAACTGCTGGGCTACGACTTCGCCGGCGCCTACGTGCCGGGACGGGCCTATGCCGGTCCACTGTACTTCGTGCCCGGCGACGTGCTGACCGGACTGGATGCCGCCGAAGCCTGCGGCATCCGCAACGCTTCGGACCTGTTCGGCGGCGTGGTGCCGGACCGCGTACTGGCCTCCAAGGCGATCACCCACCCGCTGGTCGATGCGCCCACGCGCGTTCCCGAGGGCTGGTCGAGCACCTTCGCCGAACGCGTGCGCCCGGTGGTGCTGCCCGGCTACAGCGCCTACGCACCGGCCGATGCGCGCCGCGCGGGCCGCGCGCTCCTGCAGCTGGGCCCGGTGCGGATCAAGCCCGCGCACGGCAACGCCGGCCGCGGCCAGCGGGTGGCCAACGACATCGGCGAGCTGGACGCGATCGTTGCCGACTTCGACGAGGAAGCGCTCGCCCGCGACGGCCTGGTACTGGAAACCGACCTGCAGGACCTGACCACCTGGAGCGTGGGCCAGGTCCGCGTGGATCACCACACCATTGCCTACTACGGCACGCAGTGGCTGACCCGCGACAACGCCGGCGAGGTCGCTTACGGCGGCTCCAGCCTGCGCGTTCACCGCGGCGGCTTCGACGCGCTGCTGCGCGAGCCGCTGCCGGCGCCCGTGCGTGAGGCCGCGGCGCAGGCGCAGCTCTACGACGAGGCGGCGCGGCAGTGCTTCCCGCGCATGTTCGCCTCGCGCCGCAACTACGACGTGGTGCAGGGCAGGGATCACC
Proteins encoded in this window:
- a CDS encoding DUF3182 family protein; the encoded protein is MASSSSPPAQAGQARGSVVLGVGRDAAHSSHEAAAHAAIAQQLAELLGYDFAGAYVPGRAYAGPLYFVPGDVLTGLDAAEACGIRNASDLFGGVVPDRVLASKAITHPLVDAPTRVPEGWSSTFAERVRPVVLPGYSAYAPADARRAGRALLQLGPVRIKPAHGNAGRGQRVANDIGELDAIVADFDEEALARDGLVLETDLQDLTTWSVGQVRVDHHTIAYYGTQWLTRDNAGEVAYGGSSLRVHRGGFDALLREPLPAPVREAAAQAQLYDEAARQCFPRMFASRRNYDVVQGRDHRGQAHAGVLESSWRIGGASGAETAALLRFRDEPGRRWLGVRTEERYGTDSAPPPGATVLFHGDDPVVGPLLKFTVVEDDDDP